AACATGAAGGGGGAAACCAGGCGTTAAGCCTGGTTTTCCTCTTGGGAGGGAAAATAACTGTTGACATATACGCTTTACTTGTGATAATGTTTTTAAGGTATTCAAAAAAGTCCCTTAACAGATGGAAACGGTCAGGGAGGTGTCAATCCATTGCGCGTCATTGTAACGTTGGCATGTACAGATTGTAAACAACGGAACTATACCACGACTAAAGATAAAAAGAAACACCCGGATCGGTTGGAAACACGTAAGTATTGCAAATTCTGCAATCACCATACAATTCATCGAGAGACCAGATAAAGGGTGGGGGTGGTATTGTGGGCTTCTTGGCAAGGCTTGGGGCAAGTTTTAAAAGAACAGGGGTTTTTTTTAGGGATAGTTGGCAAGAATTAAAAAAAGTACGCTGGCCCTCTCGCAAAGAGATGGTAAGTTACACCATTGTGGTCCTCGTAACCGTCACGATGGTGGCGATCTTTTTTTATATCCTCGATATCATTTTCAGTACCGTGGTGAAATGGATTACCGGTTGAGAAACCGCCGGAAGAGAGAAAGGGAGATCCACAGGGATGGAAAAGCGCTGGTATGTGGTGCATACTTATTCAGGATATGAGAATAAGGTAAAAACCAATCTGGAGAAGCGGGTCGAATCGATGGAGATGGCCGATAAGATCTTCAGAGTAGTGGTTCCCGTGGAAGAAGTTCAGGAAAACAAGAACGGCAAGCAGAAAATCGTAGCCCGCAAGATCTTCCCTGGATATGTTTTGGTGGAAATGATCATGACCGACGACTCCTGGTATGTGGTTCGCAATACCCCGGGAGTAACCGGCTTTGTTGGTTCGACCGGTTCCGGCTCAAAACCGATTCCCCTATTGCCTGAAGAGGCGGAGCGAATTCTTCAATCCATGGGGATTGTGGATGCCAAACCGCAATTCGATGTTAACATCAATGAGACGGTTCGGGTGAAATCAGGCCCCTTCGCCGACCTCGTAGGGAAGGTAGAAGGGATCGAGCCGGAGAAGCAGAAGGTACGTGTCCTTGTCAACATGTTTGGGCGGGAAACGCCCGTCGAATTCGATTTCACACAAGTTGAGAGGATTTGACGACCTACCCCACCCCTTGATTTAAGAGGATCACTATGCTAATTTTATAATGTTTGCATCGTGGGAGGGACTTTCCCGCATACCACATTTTGCTTGAGGAGGTGTCGAACATGGCGAAAAAAGTGATTAAAGTGGTGAAATTACAGATTCCCGCGGGGAAGGCAAATCCTGCTCCGCCTGTGGGGCCTGCCCTTGGTCAAGCGGGTGTAAATATCATGGCATTTGTAAAGGAATTTAACGCTCGAACGGCTGAACAAGTCGGGTTGATTATCCCGGTGGAGATCACCGTGTATGAGGACCGTTCTTTTACCTTCATAACAAAGACTCCTCCTGCTGCGGTACTCCTGAAGAAAGCGGCCGGGATTGAATCCGGTTCCGGTGAGCCCAATCGGAAAAAAGTGGCCACTCTTAAAAGGGCTAAGGTTCGTGAAATTGCAGAGCTGAAGATGCCCGATCTCAATGCGGCCAGTGTAGAGGCGGCGATGAGAATGGTTGAGGGGACGGCGCGCAGCATGGGGATCGTAATCGAAGACTGATTGCGTCCAAGCGTGGGAGGGTTAACCCGTAAATACCACCAAAGGAGGATAGAAAATGGCAAAACACGGGAAGAAGTATTTAGAAGCCTTGAAGTTAGTGGATGTGAATAAGCTGTATGCTCCGGAAGAAGCCGTCGACCTGGTGAAGAAAACCGCTACGGTTAAATTTGATGCCACCGTCGAATTAGCGGTTCGCCTCGGTGTTGACGTGAAAAAAGCGGATCAGCAGATTCGCGGTGCGATCGTCCTACCCCACGGAACGGGAAAGACGGCGCGCGTTCTTGTCTTTGCCAAAGGGGAAAAAGCGAAGGAAGCCGAGCAAGCGGGCGCCGACTTTGTGGGAGATGATGACTTAATCAATAAAGTGGCGCAAGGTTGGTTTGATTTTGATGTCGTGGTAGCCACCCCCGATATGATGGGGGCGGTAGGTAAATTAGGACGCCTATTAGGTCCGAAGGGCCTTATGCCAAACCCGAAGACCGGGACGGTTACGTTTGACCTCGAAAGAGCAATCAAAGAGATTAAAGCAGGTAAAGTGGAGTACCGTACGGACAAAACAGGGAATGTTCATGTGCCGATAGGAAAGGTATCTTTCGATTCCCATAAATTGGTCGAAAACCTAAAAACCATCGTGGAACAATTAATACGCGTTAAGCCTGCGACGGCGAAAGGTATCTATCTCCGCAACATTACCCTGACCTCTACGATGGGACCGGGTATTAAAGTAGATCCAAACGCTTTTTGATCCAAAGGTTGACGTAATTCCGATGATCTGCTAAACTAATGCAGTCGTAAAAAAAGTGAATCATTCGCTGCCGTAGACAGAAGGGGTCGCAAGACTTAATCTTCCCTTCCGAGGTGGGTTTAATCTTAGGATGAAAAGCCCTCTTATGTCTATGGAGGGCTTTTACGTTTTATGAGGAGGTGTTTAGAACGTGCCGATCCGCGAGGAGAAAGTTGCAGTTGTTAATGAGATAAGGACAAAGCTAAAAGAGAGCCTCAGCACCGTCGTTACCGATTACCGGGGGCTTACCGTAGCCGAAGCAACGGAGCTTAGAAAACAACTTCGGGAAGCGGGGGTCGATTTTAAGGTC
The DNA window shown above is from Thermicanus aegyptius DSM 12793 and carries:
- the nusG gene encoding transcription termination/antitermination protein NusG, with the protein product MEKRWYVVHTYSGYENKVKTNLEKRVESMEMADKIFRVVVPVEEVQENKNGKQKIVARKIFPGYVLVEMIMTDDSWYVVRNTPGVTGFVGSTGSGSKPIPLLPEEAERILQSMGIVDAKPQFDVNINETVRVKSGPFADLVGKVEGIEPEKQKVRVLVNMFGRETPVEFDFTQVERI
- the secE gene encoding preprotein translocase subunit SecE, which produces MGFLARLGASFKRTGVFFRDSWQELKKVRWPSRKEMVSYTIVVLVTVTMVAIFFYILDIIFSTVVKWITG
- the rplA gene encoding 50S ribosomal protein L1 — protein: MAKHGKKYLEALKLVDVNKLYAPEEAVDLVKKTATVKFDATVELAVRLGVDVKKADQQIRGAIVLPHGTGKTARVLVFAKGEKAKEAEQAGADFVGDDDLINKVAQGWFDFDVVVATPDMMGAVGKLGRLLGPKGLMPNPKTGTVTFDLERAIKEIKAGKVEYRTDKTGNVHVPIGKVSFDSHKLVENLKTIVEQLIRVKPATAKGIYLRNITLTSTMGPGIKVDPNAF
- the rplK gene encoding 50S ribosomal protein L11 → MAKKVIKVVKLQIPAGKANPAPPVGPALGQAGVNIMAFVKEFNARTAEQVGLIIPVEITVYEDRSFTFITKTPPAAVLLKKAAGIESGSGEPNRKKVATLKRAKVREIAELKMPDLNAASVEAAMRMVEGTARSMGIVIED
- the rpmG gene encoding 50S ribosomal protein L33; this encodes MRVIVTLACTDCKQRNYTTTKDKKKHPDRLETRKYCKFCNHHTIHRETR